The Lycium ferocissimum isolate CSIRO_LF1 unplaced genomic scaffold, AGI_CSIRO_Lferr_CH_V1 ctg60, whole genome shotgun sequence DNA window TCCATATCCATATGACGGCAAAGGAGGCAGTAGTGGCCAATAGCTCTCATCCTGTTGCATGCATTTAAACCTTTATAAGTTGGCAGCAATACATGTATCACCTTCAACCAAGCACATTTGCCTATACTGTCGTATCATAATAGACctaattatttttgggatgtgACAAAGCAACACACTTTGAAGTTACTTTCAAAAGAAGGAAATTAATGAACCCATGTTCAAAAAGTTATCAATTCAAAACCatcaaaaattaataaaacttcGAGACAAGATCGCACATCTAAGTGTTGCAGAAAGTCCAATGGCAGTTGAGTCTATTGGCAGCCAACCATTATAGACATTTAGTATAGGAATGTCAGTAAGCCGCAGGAGCAGATGCAAACAAAATGCTTGTTTTATATGCATGTCCACGAGAAAGTCAAGTATCTAGGGGAAAAAACAAATGCAGTTACACATATCACAAATGGCCAAAACTATGCCTTTATGCTAAAATAAGAAGATGGTACAAGAATGGAAGTGAGCTGTGCTTGTCATTTATATCGGAATGCAAAGGGTAGGTCCTTGCCTAATTACACATATTCAAGGGGAAAAAATAACTATTAGGACCTGTTCTAAATATTATATATCTTAACATTTACTAGATTCCTCCTATTACAATTCCCCAGTATTTGCACAGCGCTTTGCAGTAAATAATACTCTTTTTAACTTTACACGTGCGACAACTTCTGAGTCGCGAACGTCCACCATTACATAGCATGTTGagttatcttttatttttattttttatgaaagcATGTTGAGTTATCGGCAACCCTAACCTAGGAACAATCACTGTTATCCAAACCCCAGCAATGTCCACTAAAGGGGTGAATATCAGGCTTTCAGTTGCAAATAGAACTTGAAGTACAACGAAAATGAGTAAATGACTCCTTTTACTGGCAGGGGCTTTATTCacttaaggggtcgtttggttgctggttaggaaGGGAGTTATTAACGTATTAAAACTAGCATAGCTAATACAATGTTTGATAGCTTTTTAGTTGCTTTATATAAAACTCCGCACAGCAAGTACGGTGTTTGGTCATCATTTTACAATCACATAAATAAAACCTTTTATAAGTTATTAGTCAATTTACGTATTATTTTTTGCAGAGTAGAAGatgcaggggcggagctagcccTTCGGGCGTGGGTTTGGCCGAACCCAATAGCTTTGGTCCGAACCATATattttgtattaaattttttgtcaaataagtacaaattattactactattaagaacccagtaactttaaAGTATTAAAACTCTGAACCCACAAGCTTCAAATCCTAGCTCCGCCTCTGAgaaagatggaataactaatacagTACCTGAATAATTAAACCCTGCATAACGAATACCTGCATGACTCTAGCATGATCAATAATCCATTTCATTCATGGAGTGGTAGTCTTAGACGCGTGACACTGTGGAACTATGACAGTAATATAGTTCCATGGTCAAGGTCTCTTTGTTTACTAGAATTAGTAactaaattctccataatcatacTACTCCATTTAATTATTAAAGGATGAATTTGAAGACGCAATGCATCTACAGGAACTAAAAAACTGAACCTTTTCAAACAGTTTAGCACAAGTTCTTTTCTAAACAAAATCAATTACGTATATAAACTACTTACATCAATACCAAGAATAACAGCATTTTCAGCAAGAAATAACGTTATATGACTTGTAAGATTAAACGGCGCCGTAAGCCAATAACCAGGCTCAACATTAAGCTGGCCTCCACCTCGCTTCTTAATTTCCAAAATTGCCCTCTCAAATGCCTTTGTATTTACGGTAACGCCATCACCAACAGCTCCGAAATCAGAGAGATTGAATACTAGAGGCCGTAGGTTCGGGATTGGCCTCGGAATCGTTACCGAACGTCGATATATAAGAAGGCGTTCAACTGCAGTTCTTTGCCAAGCGACGATTAGAATAAATCCAATGGTCCAGAGAAGAGTAAGAAGTGTGTGATGAGATAATAGAAATGATGGAATTAAACGCTTGTATTCAAGTTTCCGGTGTTGGAGTCTGAAGGAATCTGTCATGGTTTTGTAACGAAAGTGTATAAATTTGATAATAGGAAAATGGAAAAATGAGATGAGTAGATCACAGCTTGGAGTAGTAGAGTGGAGAAGAAAGATgccttttgattttgatttacaGAAATGGAAAGGACAGTGGGGCAGTTGTTGCTGCGTGGTTAAGTCGGGAAAACTGACAATTTATGGGCTGGAGCTTCCGTATCGGACCTTCATGGGCTTGTCTCATTAAGTTTAGTTGGGCTCAATTGGGCTTTTGTCATCTTATTGCTTTTATGATTGATAGATAGGTTGAGTTCACAAATGGCCTCCATAAGGGGTGATCTTGACTATTTGACCGCACTTAACAATTGTTTTAAGAAATAGCCTTCGCTTCAGAAAATTCGCAAGGTAAAGTTTTTGTTACCCATCGGACATAAGTTGTGAACATAAATTAGTTTAATTAACCTTTGCCCATCAAGCATAAGTTCAAATTTTTGATTATAAGGTAGAAATTCAAGATATTTCAACCCATGAACCTACTTAATTCACCACAAGTTCTATCTTATAGGCAAAAGCTAGAACTTGTGTGTTATGGGCAACATAAACTCTTCCCAGCGAATCTTTTCaagttaaagtcattttgtaagattttttttttaagcgggGTCAAAAATTCAAGACGGGACACTTTTGAGGACACCACGCGTCATTTTCCCGTCGTTAAAGTAGGGCACTGggtgattttaaattttaaagaccTTGTAGGTGAGCAATTTAACCTTTTGAACTGCTTGTTTTATGTgcaaaattttaagtttaacaAGTTTTGACTTTTGACCTTGAAAGTTTATTCATAGACCCAGCGGggttcaaaacttccaaaacaCTCATTTTTAAGGTCATTGGGCGTAATTTCCTGTAGGACACCTAACCGAGTAAAATTAGAAATGAATTGTCTAAGTTGCTCTTTCACCTTCTTGTTCAGAATAGGTAGTTTGTCCAATTTAGCTTAGCCCTGAATACCCATCAAGATAAATTACCAGTGGAGAGTCTTAATTGCTTGTTCCGAATTGGTTTTCTTACGAGAGAAATTTTCATAGAAATATATGCATTATCATTGGATTTCAGTAATGCTAAGAACAAGACCTCATCTCCTTTGTAGATAGTCCTGGATGAGTTACTACCAAGCAACTGCCAAAATCTTTATGGCTTTTACGAGGTTCAATTTTAGATTGCTAGTCATTTATATTTACCAGTGTAAAGAGTTTTCAGATCCTCAGCGGCCAGCGCTGTTTAAATAAAAATTGCAACGGCAAAAGAGATCCAACATTCAAACCCCATCGTCACATGTAAGAGTGGGTTCACGTGCAGATGATGGCGTTCGGACAAAGCCAAAGCCAGAAGAGCATGAATTGTTAATAGTACAAGAACTTTTGACTTAAACGAAAAAGTAGCTGCGAGTATTTATCAAAGCCTAACTCACAAGCAAAGGTATTAAACGCTAGCCAGCAGTGATGTCAAAACTCTAAAGTAAGACCCTCAAGCTGTCGGCCTCGAGGCCCTAGAAGTCTCAAAGAATGATAATTTtgctattgatttttttttttcatttgcaCCTAATAATGCTATCTTCACTTTACCATACATTCATAATCACATTGTCTTTTTGGTTCATTATCCACAACAAATGCTACTTAACAGTCGGCCAGGCCTGACCGACATCCATGAGTTTTCGTCCCAATAGAGAGAACTATTCACGGATGTCAAACAGTTTCCCAGAACCAAATTATACATTTTCAAGAATACAATCAAACTAATGATCACCCGATAGACCCAAAGAACCTAAGGAAACACTATGGATTGCGCTTTCTGCCCttcagaagaaaaagaaatatcatAGACTAAATATTAGCCAGAAGCCATCGATTTGCTAAAAGAACTTAAGTTTTCCTTTGCCCATGTGTGCTTTCCCATGCTCCACAAAACATGCTGCTTTTTGAGTCCCTGTCAAGCCAGAACACGAGTCACCAGCAGCCCCTAGAGTGACTGCAAAGTAAAGATAGATAGTGCAGAGAAAAGCTAGGAGGCCAAGCGCAGTTAGAAGGAACCGGTGGCGCTGAAGTACTGTTGAACAGCTCCCAAGCTCATTACCACGGGAGCATTGACTCTTCTTTTGATCAATAGTTGAAAATGCTGTCTGTGTTTGTGACCTCCTATGAGGAGAAGTTATTATGCTGTCAAGAGCCATAACTTAAACAGTTAATCTTTGGCAGCCGGTCACAATTCCTGCACCAACCAATTCGACATGTTAACTATTATGAGTGTCAAAAGAAAGCATAACTCATTCAGAAGTGTTCACCGACTTGCAGACAGAAGTGAAAAATCTACATCCAATGACACTCACCCAAAtaacaagaagagagaaagaagggtAAAGACAACATAGTAGGTGTACTTATACAACTGCCTGGCAGGGTTCATCTCAAGCAACCCCCAATCTATATAAGTAGACCATACAAGTGAGCTGTAATATAGTAAACTAAAACAGAATGAATAGTTTATGACAAATCAAGAAATTACAAAAATGGTGATGGGTGGAAGTAAAGTAAATAGGAAATACAAAGGTTGACAACAAATAGGCATGCTGATGTCTTCCGCCCGTCTTACACCAAAACTGGTTACATATGCTAATTTTTTGTGTATGGAGTGAGACCAGGGAAAAGATAGATATGTAAAGTACGAAACACAGGAAGAATAACAATGGGGAGAAAACAGCATAAAAGATCATTATTTGCTCCATTAGCTTTTGATCACTCTTAACAATAACATGTTCTATATGAGATTCATTTGTATTTTACTCGGTTCAAGTGTGGTTCCCAACACCATCTATCTTATAAAGGGAGAGATTAATTAACATgccaaaatacatcaaatgaaGCAATACCATCAAAGTGATGAATATAAAGTAAGAATGTGCTGgcgaaaaataaaataatactataGTAGCTGAAAGTTTGTAAACGGATTCAATTGCACCCGCAAATGTTCAAATCAAACCATCTCTATCAGCTGACAGTTTGTAAATGGATTCAATAGCACCCACAAATGTTCAAATCAAACCATCTCTATCTAGAACCAATGTTAGCAACTGAGATGATAGGGGCAATTAGGTGACGTTATTCAGGCATTCAAAATATCTTCTTACATACACAGCATCTATAGTGACTCCTGTAGCCACTTCGACTGAAGTCATATCACTGTCGAATTATGGAAAAGACTCAAAGATTCTTCCCCACCATTACATCCTTCACCATTAAGGAAAACTAAAACAAAGACCTAGCGGATGTCAAATGCAAAGACCGACTTTGAATTGCAGAActaaactctctctctctctgtgttTGAGAGTTATGAACCCAAGCACAGAAATTCAAATTTGCTTATAGCATGTCGTTCAGCAGTAATTCAGCGGGTTAGCTTTATAAGAGAGTAGAGCCAACAGAAGTTACAGGTAAAGCTTTAATGCAATGCATGTTATGTATCATTCACTGAGACTTGCAAATATGTTCACATTAAAAGGTTAATTGTACACGATTTTACCACTTTGCTTCACAATCTAATTAAGAGTTCAGATATTTATCTCCAAATAGAGAACAACGATGTCCGTAAATCCTAAAATCTTAATTCCACATAATCGCTATAATCATATGGATCTAAATTTAATAGACTACTTATAACCCTGTTAGTTAATCGAACAACTCAAAACCTAAAATCAAAATGTTCGCGAAATTGCTAATGGATGAGTACAGCAAATAAGCAAATTAACAGCGAGCTCAAAAACATAcgcaagaaagaaaaagaaaaaagaaaaaagtacatCAGATCTGCGAAAACATCCGGATGCTCATAAGAACGAATAAACCAATGCAGGCTAACAGAAACACAAATATACACGTGCGAGAGATCTAATTAGGAAAAGTAGGATACTTACGATAGAAGAAAAAACGAAGGAAAAATTAGTCGATCGGAATTCGGAGCAAATATGCGGGTTGAAGCAATTGTCCCTTTTTGTTATAGCGATAATGATTGAAAGTTATTAAAATAGTATATCACCGGCAATGTAAGAGTCGAGCTTCCCTCAAAGAGAGGAGAGGTGCCGGCGACAACACGGAGCGGCCACGCACGTTCTCGATGTTAACAGCAGTATGAGAGGAGAAAGATGAAATTGAGATTTTACGCGTACGAGATATGGGCACTTTATAATTTCTACAATCAGTTTTCGGATTCTTTTTTGGCGAAGCTGGAATATAAATCGCTGCTTATCCGACCTTTATTTTCACCCTTTGGGATGATTCAAGGGTCGGATCTCCGTTTTAGCATCATGTATACTCCCCTGGTGCGCTCCATGTATCCTAAAAAAATTATGAActaatttgactttttttttcttcttttctctttctttgtaGTAGTTTCTATTTCGAGAAGATAATTTGACCTTTTTCGAGATTTATGATCTCATTGCCCATTTACACCTTCTACATCTATGATAAAAAATAGagttctttgtttttgtttgcTTTATGATAAATAGAGCTCATAAGCATTGATGGTTAACATTGTACTAGTATTATTCTATTATCTTTTATATACTTTTCATGCATTGTCTATTAGCAAAGAaaattattagtagtagtatttTTGAAGTCTAGACTTGGGATTAATTTTCCAGCATCGTCTGTAAACATATTCCTGCATGATTAATTCCGGTTGATTTATCAATAGATATCCAAGTTTCCGAGAAACTCATTTTGTCTTTTGGGAgatatatttatcttttaattcGCAGAGACTTGTTAAGTTGTTATAAAATTGTGAAAGGCATTAAATTTTATGCAATAAGACTTTATTAGAGtaaactttaattaattaaaaaaagtcaTGCCAAAAAACATAAGAAAACCAATTGTCTCATTTATGTTTACGTAAAATGTTGAAAGCGATAAATGCGTATTAGCAGGCGTAATTATAGCTAGCCAATATTGATTGATCAAATGTTTAGAAAAAAGTGGTGACGTTGCAAAAGCCATTTGTATAAGTTAAGTGTTGAGTCGCTTTTCAAGATGGTAAATTAGAAGGTAAGGCATCCATGCTCTTTTGTTGACAAATGGAAGCTGGAAATTATTAAGACTGTTGAGTCGTCTTTTCAAAATGTTAGTGTTGATACCTGATTAACATCTTACAAGATGTGATCACTTGCATCTTCCCTATTTAATATGTCAATAAGTTATGCGATTGGATGAACAAACGGAAAATTAGGTTGTTTAATTTAatactagcaaactatgcccgtACGATGTACGGGAtccaacatgattaatttggttactcactttagttagtctttatgatttatatattttgcaaaggatacggctattctccttagtgagtctccatatttttgtttcttttcctcttatttttccccttaatttctcaattgttgtgaaaatttgtcttattttggttatgtctgcctctttttatattttgtaagttgacgacaattcaaatatccttcatgtcaagtttataatcacaagattcaaaggatattttattatatcatacacatttttaatttagaaccacaaaattcaaaggtctatttttatttcttaaactctgtgtctagtcaaacttagacacttaaattgatacaaagggagtatatgccaaatgaaaggATAATTAAGACAATGCGGACATGTGGGGAcctaaaaagtaaacacacaagaggtagaattaatgttcttaagtgtacacatgttagtccctgcttagagtacaatttcatgtGCTTTTTATAATAGAGTAATAAAACGAAGTGTAGAAGTAAAGAAATATGATGACGTAAAAGTGGAATACACGTGTACAGGTGGCAAACCAAGTATAATAGTACATATAgcccaacatgattaatttggttactcactttagttagtctttatggtttctatattttgcaaaggatgccgcgattctccttagtgagttttcatgttttgtttattttcctcttatttttcccgttaatttcttaattattgttaaaatttatcttattttggttatgtctgcctctttttatatttagtaagttgacaattcaaatattgtacatgtcaagtttataatcacaaaattcaaatgatattttattatattatacacattttaatttacaaccacaagattcaaaagtctatttttatttcttaaactccgtatctagtcaaacttagacacttaaattgaaacagagggagaacaacaacaacaacaacaacaacaacaacgcagtgaaatcccacaacgtgaggtctggggagggtagagtgtacgcggaccgactcctaccaaggtaggacggcgtttccgaaagaccctcggctcaatagaaagcataaaagcataacaagaggtcgagataaggccaagagattcaaagcgatatggaaatgcaaataactaaagcgactaagccgTGATGAAGCTTGTAAAGGAGGTAGCTATCACgtataaaataagataatcaaagtacaggaTAACAAATAGTAGCTATAAATCAAAGCACAAATGTGGCTACTAATACGAAAGGATAAACgttactatctactagccttctaccctaatccgagtcctccataccctcctatctaaggtcatgtcctcgataAGTCAGAATCGCGCTATAtcccgtctaatcacctctcccaatacttcttcgcctACTCCCTACCTCTTtccgaaaccatccatggccaacctctcacacctccgcactggggcatctgtgtctctcctcttcacatgtccaaaccatctcagtctcgtttcccgcatcttgtcttccaccgaggccactctCACCTTGTACCGgatagcctcattcctaatcttGTCACTcctggtgtgcccacacatccatctcaacattctcatctcggcaactttcatcttttgaacgtgagagatcttaatcggccaacactccgcccccaTACAACAtggtcggtctaaccaccactttgtagaacttgcccttaagtcaggtggcaccttcttatcacatagCACTCTAAgccgagcctccatttcatccaccttgccctaatacgatgtgtgacatcatcgtcaatctccccactgccttgtataatagacctaagtgtcacgtccttagtcttcaactaagcGCACGTGCGGCACTTGACAACTCGCTCACGTTCTTGCACAAGTTGCTCACGCTCTTGCTATACCAAGTCAGCCTAGATTACTATACTCAAGATCGCTAAGGGAATAGTAATTAAGAAAGACAAGAGAAATTTGTTAGAAGGAAGctttttattatagaagacttgattgattttgcttgatggtttacaaatgaatgaccctcctatttatactactcacctGGACTAATacgtaaataataattattatacaaATCCCTACATATTTACTAATAAGCCCCTATTCTAGAAATCTCTATACAACTGTAGAGTATTCCAAGGACCTTCCATGAAAATCCATGAAATTATGTCTTCAAGGGTTTTAAAACCTCCTATATCTCTAATCTTCCCATAATATCTACTCTTCCTCTTATGTAATCATTCCACATGGCAAATATATGTGCCAAGTGACACCTATGTGGCATGATGACATGGTGGGTCCTCAcacaagatacttgaaactacttGTCTTCTGAATAACCTGGGTACCAAACCTCACTTCCACGCCGGGCCTTCGAGGTGTCTTTCAtcgaacttgcactccaagtactctgtcttggtcctactcagcttgaatcctttagactccTTTAGAGGAAGTATAtgtcaaatgaaggaaatgaaaggacaactGAGACATTGCGGACACGCGGGGAcctaaaaagtaaacacacaagaggtagaattaatgttaaacttctgaaatgtatacatgttagtccctgcttagagtacaatttcataTGTTTTCTATAATAgagtaataaaatgaagtgtagaagTAAAGAAATATGATAACGTAAAAGTAGAATAAACAAATACAGGTGGCAAACCAAATAGTAATGCTTGTTAAAtgaagtgggcccacaactgaaaaaaaaaaaaaggaaagaaactaAGTAAAATTGAAATAAGTTCAAATTTAGTGTACAACTCAAATAGCTTTTTGTACAATTTATTGTTAGTGTGTTCGTCCCTCttggacacttatatatattagaaaaatattaaacaaagttGAAGTGGTATAGATAATGTTGAGTGGGATACAAATTAAATGCTAGGGTCACACGTAGATAGGGATAGAGATGATGACAATGTTATGGAAAGACCAGGGCGTATGCGCGGGCCCGATATTGCattttatgtgtatttttcaCTAAGTTTTTCCAACTATTATCCTGTTAAAATTCAAcacaaatttttccaaaaataattcAATAAGTTCTCTACTATGAAAAGTTACTGG harbors:
- the LOC132045107 gene encoding uncharacterized protein LOC132045107, which produces MALDSIITSPHRRSQTQTAFSTIDQKKSQCSRGNELGSCSTVLQRHRFLLTALGLLAFLCTIYLYFAVTLGAAGDSCSGLTGTQKAACFVEHGKAHMGKGKLKFF